AACCTCGTTTGGGACGACCTACATAACTATGATTCCCCGACTCCACTTAATGATATTGATGTGATCTACTTTGATCCTAGCGATACCTCTTACGAATCGGCTCTTAGATACGAGGTTCAGCTTCAAGAGTGGTTACCTGAACTCAACTGGCAAGTTCGCAATCAAGCCAATATGCACACTCGAAACGGGGATGGGCCTTACCAAGGTTCATTGGATGCGATGCGTTACTGGCCAGAGAAAGAAACCGCCGTCGCCGTGAAGCAAAGCCTAACAGGGGAAGTCGAGTGCATTTCGGCTTTTGGTTTAGAGAGTTTGTTTGATTTAAAGATCACACCGAATCCCAATCACAGCAGAGACGTGTTTGATCAACGAGTTCAGTCTAAAAACTGGTTAACTCATTGGCCGAAGTTAACTATTGGTTGTTTGAGTCTCAAAGGGTCCTTTGTCGCTCGTACTAATTAGTCGCAAATTTTATACATTAATATGTTTAATATAAACTATGGTTAATATTAACTCACATCCATATAAGGTAGCTATTATGTCGATTTTACGTGCGTTACTGATACTTATAAGCTTAGTTATCATTGGGTGTGCTGATACACATAAACTTCAGGTTACGGATGTAAACTCGACAGCTAAATTTGAAACAAGTGATTCAGTTTTAATCGGCCGCTCAAAGAATGGGGAATATGGGAAGCACTATTATTCAGGCTCAGGACTAATGGTGAGTAAAGCTCTTCAATCAGAGTTATTCACAAAACTAAACAACGTCGCAATCGCTAACCAAGCAGCTGATTACAATTTTGTCCTTGAATATGCGAAAAGCAATGAGTTCGACTACTTAATTTTTCCTACCATATTACACTGGGAAGATC
The nucleotide sequence above comes from Vibrio atlanticus. Encoded proteins:
- a CDS encoding nucleotidyltransferase family protein translates to MIDPLANRIITLIKQDPLRMQVLDCVSQLNLPQCYVSAGFVRNLVWDDLHNYDSPTPLNDIDVIYFDPSDTSYESALRYEVQLQEWLPELNWQVRNQANMHTRNGDGPYQGSLDAMRYWPEKETAVAVKQSLTGEVECISAFGLESLFDLKITPNPNHSRDVFDQRVQSKNWLTHWPKLTIGCLSLKGSFVARTN
- a CDS encoding DUF4823 domain-containing protein; protein product: MSILRALLILISLVIIGCADTHKLQVTDVNSTAKFETSDSVLIGRSKNGEYGKHYYSGSGLMVSKALQSELFTKLNNVAIANQAADYNFVLEYAKSNEFDYLIFPTILHWEDRATEWSAKPDKVSVKITVVDVKTKVIIKSGIIEGKSGLATFGGDHPQDLLSEPVSEFMASLLN